The segment GATTTAGGAATAGTACCGGTATACAGCATTGAAGTAACAGTGCGAAGGGTGGTTATTTGGGTAGGTTCAGTAATCGAGACTGACTGCATTTGTACGTTCATAATAGAGGTACTGACGGTACTGGTATTATTCACGGGAGGATTCGTTTCTGTATTCGATGAGTGTGGTTCGTGTTCTGCTCGGAATTGCCTTAACATTTTTAATTCTGACTCGAGGTTTGACAATGAAGCTCGGAAGTCATTAACATCTGTCGCATCAGAAACGCTGTTAACAATTCCTAACCGACGTAAGTATCCCACAATCTCCTGCTCAATATTCGTTGCCTGCGTACCATTGTCGCCTGCTATATCGTTCCCCTCCGTACTGGTGTTTTCCATTCCACCACCTAACTCTGTTCCACTATCGACTATCGCATAATTTTCCCTCGAATCACTTTCTTCCcttacatttttcttgaaataACGGTTTAAATGTTCTAAAGTTTTAGTTAACAGATCACCCGCCTGTTCCTTCACTATACCAGATGAACTGTTCATAACGAGTATCAGCCTATTTGCCACGTGCAACAGCACCGAATTACCCTTTGGTGCTACAACTGTACCCGTCAGCACCGATCTTTCGAATGATTTCACCTTCGCTTTACAAATTTCTAGTTCATGTTCCGCCTCGTATATTAAGATGTGTTCAATTGATTCCTGTTCTCTTTCTAGTTTCATAGCATCCCGTACCATTCGGCGTTTTCTCGACATTGAGAATTCATCCGAAAATGCAATATTTCTGATCATTATTTCGATGTCTAATTCATCCGCATCAAGAAAATCTACCCGCATATCTAAATATTCCTTCCTGACATTCTCCATTGTGTATTTCATTTCCGCGGCCGTAGCCATGGTTAAAATTCTATTGTTCTCTAACTTCCACGTGTTCAAATCAATCAGAAAAGAATGGTAAGAATTGCTGAAATTTTGTTCTCTATAAACCTGTAACTATCGCGTTTCTCGAGCTGGCAATACAATTCACGGATACAATTTGATCATGCGTCGTTTGCAACAGATACGATTATCGCGTTTTCACTTGGTTCTAAAAATCGGCCACGTGCAAGACCATCAAAGGAAGCGTTCATGCAACGAATAATCGAGACAAGTATCGACCTGTACTCGAGTCTCCCCGAAACAcggtaaaaatattcaaatctaggatttgaatatttttattttacgtgGATCGCCAATTGTAAGTATGAGAAAGCTCACACTGCCCTGCTAGCTCACTCTATCTACTCAGGGTCGTAGCGTGTTCGGGAGACTCAGTACACACGATTACTTACCGTCACGAACCAACTGAAGCGGACAACAAAAGAGAAATTAGATGAAAAGGGATCGGCTCTTTAAAATATAAATCTAGTGTTCCATTTTACTTGTTTATTATAAAACCGGAAATACTCTCGTTGCGGTACCGATCCCGATCACGACGCGTTGGGGCCCATCGAAGACATGCAGGAAACTGGAGAGAGGATGTACATACCAGACCGCTCACGGTCGAATAGCGAGGTTTTTCACGATGACATATGCCGACGAAGGCGCGAGGGCGAGTTCTGTATGTTGCCAACCGCCAGAGACATCCAGAGACGACGCCCGCAATCGATCGAGCTGCTATACGTCCACTGCAGTCCAGAAGGCACACGATGCCAGACGTCCTTCCTCGGGATTTTCGTTGGGTGGGAAATCGTGTCGCACTTTAACTCCACCAATAGCGTACTACAACTCTTCACTGTGAAACGAAACCAGATTCGTTTCCAAATTTCACTTTTTCTGCCGATTTCGAAGATTGGCGTTCGATTTTATTAGCCGTAACGAAGTTTAGCTGTCGTTCGTTTACTGGGTAGTTCGAGCTCGACTGACTGTCCACTTTTTCGACCTCTTCACCTTGCTGCTGGTTGTCATCCTCCATCTCTCTCTTTTACCGACGATCTTCTCTCTCCGTTCCCTAACCGGATATCACTCCATTCGCCAGTTCGCCGAACCGGTTGAACTGTTCCAGGGCTGTGCAGGATCCATGGGGTTAGTTTAGCGGTTGGGTTTTAGTGCGGActattttgccgtcttttgcCGTTGCGGTTTTTCCGGTACATGgtcttgtgttttttttttttttttttttgtaaccgTTTACAAGTCGTGGCGGCCATCTAGGGAACAAATAACGGCCCCTTGTGGGACGCGATCAAAAACCCCAACGTCTGGTCTGCACGTTCCGGGGTGTGCACCGAAGGCCTCTTTTATTTCCCTAGAGTGTCATCTGGCAGGGATTCCACGGGCTTGTAAACGGCCACAATACATGCATGTTCTTTTATCGCAAATTATCGTAGCCTAATTATTGGTTGTTTTTTTATGTTAGTAGATGTTAGTAAATACTTAAACCTATATtaaacaaaaagtacaaattttgaacagcaaGGAAATTTAACAACTAACAACAATATTTAGAGCCAATcaaatacaaacaaacaaaatatttaCAGACTTAAGAACTAAGACACTAAACTAGACAAACTCTTCCATTGTGCCGATCAATTTTGAACGTGATCGGTAACACAAGCgaaattacactcaagtactttttttacacggtttagttttttgagtattaagaacggggtaacttagagaccattcatttatttctcaatacatttgggagtagctcgacattcctcatgTAGACTggaaatagttccttagctgcactgttttcgagtaatcgaaaaaaacaaaccgtgtaaaaaaagacttgagtgtagacagtttcaaaataaaaacttcCAGCTCCTCCTCAAAACCTTATAAAATTACAATTTACAATAATGCTATATGCTTTAGTATTCTGAATAGTTGGTTATTATTGACAGATTTTGAAGTTATGGAAGAAACATAACTTTAGTCAATCAAACATTTCATTTGCTAAACCGTGCGTATGAGAAATGCGAACACTAAGGTGTGCATTTAGCACTTCAAACTTATTCGAAATCCCAACACAAATGGCAAACGAACCTTTATTTACCAAGATCAAGTTTGTTCAACTCAAATAAGCTTTTAGGCTTAGGCAAAGGCCATAAAACATTGCCATCCAAGACGCCTTCTACTTTAGCATATTATTTATTGATCTAACTAAACTAATCTCTTCTGTTTAGAATCCATCTTCGAACATGGACGGCGTTGTTCACAGCAACTGCAAGAATCCGGCAAAATATGAACCGTACCGGTTCACACTGAGCGACAAGCTGCGTAAAATCGCCAAAGCCGAGCTTCGCGAAACGGATTCCATCCGGGAGCAATCGCTGGCGCAGATGCGCGAATGGATCGCCAAAAATCCACACATCAAAAAATGCCGCACAGATCCAGTTTTCCTGCTACGTTTTCTTCGAACTAAGAAATTTTCTGTTGTTCAAGCGTGCGAAATGCTGGAAAAGTACTTATCCATCCGGCAGACCTATCCAAAGTGGTTTCGAAACTGTGACATTGATAGCCCGGAATTGGAGGCCGTCATCGACGGTGGTTATATCCTGCCGCTTCCCCAGCGAGATGCGAATGGACAACAGTTGGTACTATCGGTTGCTGGTAATCTCGATCTTAATCGAGTTAATTCTACCGTACTGGCCAAGGCACATTTTCTGGTACAGGAAGTGCTAGCCGATGACGAAGAGGCTCAAATCTGTGGATACGTACAGTGCTTGGACGATCGTCTGCTATCGATGAGGTTGCTGGGATTATGGTCTTTGGTGGATATCAAGCGGGTAACGGAATGCATGCAGAATGGAATCCCAACCCGCATTAGGTCGTTCAACTTTGTTGGTTTACCGTCCTCAGCGATTACGATAATGGAGTTTTGCGTGTCTCTGTTATCCGATAAATTGAAAAAGCGCGTTAATGTAAGTAGTGATGAAAATTtgcttaagtttttttttgtaaattattattgtttttggCTTCTAGCTTTTCCGAACGGTAAAAGATTTTGCAGCGAAAATGGATAAGAGCATCCTACCGGAGGAATATGGTGGCACCGCTGGGCCAATAGCGGATATGATTGCACAGTTCAAGGAACGCTGTCGAGCGAAACGTGCACAGCTTCTAGCGATGGATGAGATGCACATTGAAATCACAAAATCTTCCAGCTTCTACGCGGACACGTGCCGCAGGGATTTGGACACCGGAATAATAGGCAGCTTTCGAAAACTGGAAGTTGACTAGATCAATTTTCTTCTGACCAGATTTCCTCTAAGCTTATCCAAATCGTAAAGTGATATATTTGTTACCGTAAGACGTGAGAACTTGTAACCATTACGTTATGATGATTCTATATTGTACATTTTTGTATACTATTGTGGAGCATGGTGAAGTTTATTAATGTAGAATTAAGTTTATacacaaaaatataaatatataacaAGGTCACTGCTTTTCCCCAGCAATCGGCAACATtataaaatttgtatttcaattatgaattcaAACATATTGTTTATGCTTTTAAAACTGATGATGGAAAACTTGGTCAATACTTTTGTAATGGTTAATTTTGCCAGGAATagttaaaagtaaaaataaagtaGCTTGCTACAAAATATGTTTCGCCAATATAAATTCTCGTATTCGAACGAATTTCTTGTTTTCAACGCAATGTGTACAATTCGGAAATTTCGTAAACCATGCAAAATTATCTATAAATGCCCCTTCCCAATAGATAATAAAAATTATAGATGTTTTACAGTATCTGTGCCAGGGAAAGTTAGGATGTGAAGGGGTCCAATTATAATTGGTTTCCATAGGTTATTACGGCTTCCCGGATTTCCTAGCTTGGTAAAAGGAACGAATATCGAACGTAGTAAGGATCAATCGGAGTCGCATGTTTGTATCTGGACTGGGAGAAGCCAAAGTGTCAATAGGACCATAGCCCTACAATTGTGCTGTACCCTTACACCACCCTGGTTGCGAACTCTgtaatataaaaacagaaggtcaagtttcaaaaTCAGAATAtggcacctaggttttgctttgctaaaGTCGAAGTCGAAGAAGCCGGATTACAACCAACCATTTGCGAATTTCCTAGAGTTAATTGGGAGACCAAATGAAATTAAAAGGGGTTTCATTGAGAAAATGATCATTTCGCCCCATCATGGTACATATTTCTTCTCATTTGCATTCAAGTATTAAAACATAGCTTTTAAAATCGAATAGAAAACAAGAACCTGTTCTGAAAACTCTCGGTGTCGCGGTCATAAATAATTCTAAAACTCTAATTTTTCtaattttaaaagaaataacatttgcaaaattatCCCAGCTGGACGACCGGTAAATACATAATTATACATCTTCTATGAGTCTATGCTGTCTGCGTGGGTCTCTTacatttgtaatttattctGCTAGCACATCCGTCTCACGGCTGTAAACTAAACTGGATTCTGTAATATATTCACCGAAAGTGAATTGGTCGACCGAAAAGGAAAACTGAACGGACATCCAGTCACTCTAGCATAACCGTACTGACACGCATACCATCATTCAGGTCAAGTTGATGGAAGTCGCAGCTTAAAAATTCTCCGAGGCCAACGACACACTCGTGCCCGCCGGTGTTTATCTCCACTTGCTGTCGGTATGTTTGAAGCATAACGATAGCGTCGCGTCGGCGAAATAGCTGCTGACCATGATCTCTCACGGTAACATTGGACACGAATTTGgatttgtttctatttttaattGAGTATTGATTGTACTTGAAATCCTTACCACTCCCGTGAGAAAAAAATCCCATTTCCACCACCTACAGTTGGAAATTATAAACTACAAAGTGAAATCAAAATATTAATTCATACACTGCAGTTCCCTACCCTGCAGACTCACTTCATAAAAACTTGTTACTGACCGCGATCAGCCGGCTGAGTGATTACCCCATTCTACCCTTTCTGTAGGTATAGCAAAATTCGCCATGGAAAGCAGCCGACAACTTTCAGAACCTAACACTACGTTTGGTCACGTTAAGCAACACTGGCAAAACTGGTTTCATTAATAAATATCGTGAATAGCCGCTAAAAATTCTAGCGACCACCTGTGGATGGGCATGGCAGATACGGTACCCATGTAGGTGCGTATCCTTCATCTGGGTTTACGCGTTTCAGTTGCTATGGATGAAATTTTAATATTTGCTTTCGCTCCAGTTCAGCCACCTGACCTGATAAGCATAATTCCAAGGTTAGTTTAATAAATAACACAAATTACCCTAAATTGTATAATAATAAGAACGAGTAAATATAAGACATTGTATTCTTCACTGAGGAATCGGAAACCCTTAATTTATTAATAATCGGCTTTTATCCATCATAGTTTGATCAACAATTTGAATCAATTATATTTCAATTGCTTTGCACACAGACATAACAACAAAGGCAACCCAAATGTTTcctgcattagcggtcgccaaaaactttatacatataaaaacgAAACGCAGACCGGGGGTCCGTGCACCATCTTTCGCTTGCCAGTGCAAAGAAAAAGCTCAACGACGGTAAACTTTAGCTATCCATCTAGGAGTCGTGCAGAATGTCTAACTTCGGCACCATCGCCAAGCGAGCGATGGAAATCAAAACAATCAGGACTACCGATTGTGATATTTGAAGAGCCTAAATAATTAACTGCTAATCTAGTAACATATTCCTCGTACCGTATTATTGCCGAAATTAAGTATCTTTTTAGGAAATTAAGTAGTAGCAATAGTCTGTACGATTAATTCGAAGACTTGTACATAAATAAATATCATATTTATGGATGTGCAACATATTATCATGTGCAACAAAGCCGCTCCAAGCTTTTCCAAATATAAACATCAGCTTTGATATAAGTTTAATAGGTTTCATCATACATAATTCCGTGAATCGATCTTTCAGTTTATCGTGTAATTTACGGGCTTGGGTTGACAAATGCGTCACGTGCTGTACTTCTGACTTCTTTTGCTTCTTTgctttgaaggtatataaaggGTGTCTACGTTAcaattgcaacacactcaaattgctctaaccTTTAAACAttgggtaaaattaattgaaattttgcatacacaaagctcaaagtgcattgtttatactgtgtgagtctttttaTTAGGTACccaaagatatgaaaaatgcCGTCGATAGAACAGCTCGTTCGTGAAAAAATACTGCACAAGTACCTACTTCGAAAATAAGAATCCATCACcatcgtgccatcggtaaaaagttggaAATACCAAATTCTGCGGTTTCTCGTGTCATAAACATCTGACTCGATCGTGAGTCAAGATATGGAGAAAAAAAGGCGTCCGTATACTGTTAAGGATTACACCCGCGTAGTTGGGGCCTTCGACGGGAAACCAAATTTCTCCATTCTAGAGGTAGCAAAACAACTGAATTTGAGCTAAAGTTTCGTGCAGAAGGCCAAAACTTAAGCTGGATTACGTACGTTCAAGGTTCAGAAGGCCCCAATAGAGAACGTTCGCGAAAAGCTGTACCCAGAAATTATACGATCAAAAGCTGACAGAACAACATTGCTGTGTTATGGACGACATCTGCGTGAAAGCGGACTCCAACCAAATTCCGGGGAACCAATATTTTACTGCAAATGataataagtttgatgttccatagaacctccgaaaacagacAATGTTGATCTTTGTCAAGAAATTCTTGAATTGGCAAGCAATTTGCCCATGTGGACAGCGAAGTACACCTTTCGtgaccacagataccatgaatggacaggtgtatttgaaagagtgtctccaaaagcgacttGTTCCTCTTCAGAAGTCTCACAACcgttctatgatcttctggATCTTCATGCCATTACGCAAAGGCTGAGATGGAGTGGCATAAGACAAAAAATCTTATTGGAGCAGTTAAGGCCAAATCACGGGCATTCGGATACGAAGGCGAAATTTAATAAGataaaaacgctaaaactaagtttaattgtttcatttgatgcgcTGAAAGTTTGATaacaatcggataaaaactcgaat is part of the Sabethes cyaneus chromosome 2, idSabCyanKW18_F2, whole genome shotgun sequence genome and harbors:
- the LOC128736390 gene encoding clavesin-1-like gives rise to the protein MQETGERMYIPDRSRSNSEVFHDDICRRRREGEFCMLPTARDIQRRRPQSIELLYVHCSPEGTRCQTSFLGIFVGWEIVSHFNSTNSNPSSNMDGVVHSNCKNPAKYEPYRFTLSDKLRKIAKAELRETDSIREQSLAQMREWIAKNPHIKKCRTDPVFLLRFLRTKKFSVVQACEMLEKYLSIRQTYPKWFRNCDIDSPELEAVIDGGYILPLPQRDANGQQLVLSVAGNLDLNRVNSTVLAKAHFLVQEVLADDEEAQICGYVQCLDDRLLSMRLLGLWSLVDIKRVTECMQNGIPTRIRSFNFVGLPSSAITIMEFCVSLLSDKLKKRVNLFRTVKDFAAKMDKSILPEEYGGTAGPIADMIAQFKERCRAKRAQLLAMDEMHIEITKSSSFYADTCRRDLDTGIIGSFRKLEVD